One part of the Candidatus Eisenbacteria bacterium genome encodes these proteins:
- a CDS encoding single-stranded DNA-binding protein: MGPAPVNRVQLSARVTREPELRYLPTGVPLARLSLEFEREVRRPNGMLERVPGHVGAVVTGPAALEAHEKLRKGGQVYVEGQLQSHAAAGADGIVRGPVEIRVEELKIVSPGPGPEPELPLDAPQQG, from the coding sequence TTGGGCCCGGCCCCGGTGAACCGGGTGCAGCTCTCGGCGCGCGTGACGCGCGAGCCGGAGTTGCGCTACCTGCCCACCGGAGTGCCGCTGGCGCGGCTCTCGCTCGAGTTCGAGCGGGAAGTGCGCCGGCCCAACGGAATGCTGGAACGCGTCCCCGGCCACGTCGGCGCGGTGGTCACCGGCCCGGCGGCCCTCGAGGCGCACGAGAAGTTGCGCAAGGGTGGCCAGGTCTACGTGGAGGGGCAGCTCCAGTCGCACGCGGCGGCGGGCGCGGACGGCATCGTCCGGGGGCCCGTCGAGATCCGCGTGGAAGAACTGAAGATCGTGTCGCCCGGCCCCGGGCCGGAGCCCGAGCTCCCGCTGGACGCCCCGCAGCAGGGGTGA
- a CDS encoding 50S ribosomal protein L9, with amino-acid sequence MEVILLEDITGLGKTGETVKVAPGYARNYLLPREIAIAAAGNSANLFRELQKRKENRNNKLRRGSEELARKLEALAITIPARAGDDDTLFGSVTSMDIAAKVNAEGIELDRRKLQLDEPLKALGVFKVPVKLPGNVTAELRVWVVRESETA; translated from the coding sequence GTGGAAGTGATCCTGCTGGAGGACATCACCGGGCTCGGCAAGACCGGCGAGACCGTCAAGGTGGCGCCCGGCTACGCCCGGAACTACCTGCTGCCGCGCGAGATCGCGATCGCGGCCGCGGGCAACTCGGCCAACCTGTTCCGCGAGCTGCAGAAGCGCAAGGAGAACCGCAACAACAAGCTGCGCCGCGGCAGCGAGGAGCTGGCGCGCAAGCTCGAGGCGCTGGCCATCACCATCCCGGCCCGCGCCGGCGACGACGACACGCTGTTCGGCTCGGTGACCTCCATGGACATCGCCGCGAAGGTCAACGCCGAGGGCATCGAGCTGGACCGGCGAAAGCTCCAGCTGGACGAGCCGCTCAAGGCGCTGGGCGTGTTCAAGGTCCCGGTGAAGCTGCCCGGAAACGTCACCGCCGAACTGCGCGTGTGGGTGGTCCGCGAATCCGAGACGGCCTGA
- a CDS encoding DUF2232 domain-containing protein has product MRLRGHAGLWLATLAALPLVADLPGWMLWTPLAAWVALMVVLGVRLPGWRAPAVGFLGMTALALARVPWTWSGFALALTVGALTMAFAMRARMRPGLAVLLAAAPLLAWVAGYFTGPGHATVEAALRAELLTELGRRVPFDPRLGLTPQAFRALLERGADTVVLLMPAFCLLQAPPLMAWGYSMARAALQGSAHEPAPLTRFPLLRVPDAAVWVLSLGILLLVTRQAAVYRAGANVVAVMAAAYFLQGLSVMTFLALAVRVWWLAGAAVLAVWLLLLSPLFSVFACVLGLSDVWLDFRKIQARPRTGPR; this is encoded by the coding sequence ATGCGGTTGCGGGGGCACGCCGGGCTGTGGCTGGCCACGCTGGCCGCCCTGCCCCTGGTGGCGGACCTGCCGGGCTGGATGCTGTGGACCCCGCTGGCCGCCTGGGTGGCCCTGATGGTGGTCCTGGGGGTGCGCCTGCCGGGCTGGCGGGCGCCCGCGGTCGGGTTCCTGGGGATGACGGCGCTGGCGCTGGCGCGAGTTCCATGGACGTGGTCCGGTTTCGCGCTGGCGCTCACGGTGGGCGCCCTGACGATGGCCTTCGCCATGCGGGCGCGGATGCGCCCCGGGTTGGCGGTGTTGCTGGCCGCGGCCCCGCTGCTGGCGTGGGTGGCGGGCTACTTCACCGGCCCCGGCCACGCCACGGTGGAGGCGGCCCTGCGCGCGGAGCTGCTCACCGAACTGGGCCGCCGGGTGCCGTTCGATCCGCGCCTGGGCCTGACGCCCCAGGCGTTCCGGGCGCTGCTGGAGCGGGGCGCGGACACCGTGGTGCTGCTGATGCCCGCGTTCTGCCTGCTGCAGGCCCCGCCGCTGATGGCGTGGGGCTATTCGATGGCGAGGGCGGCGCTGCAGGGCAGCGCGCACGAGCCGGCGCCGCTGACGAGGTTTCCGCTGCTGCGCGTGCCCGACGCGGCGGTGTGGGTGTTGAGTCTGGGCATTCTCCTGCTGGTCACCCGCCAGGCCGCGGTATACCGGGCGGGGGCCAACGTGGTGGCCGTGATGGCGGCGGCCTACTTTCTCCAGGGCCTGTCGGTGATGACGTTCCTGGCCCTGGCGGTGCGGGTGTGGTGGCTGGCCGGGGCGGCGGTGCTGGCCGTGTGGCTGCTGCTGCTCTCGCCGCTGTTCAGCGTGTTCGCCTGCGTCCTGGGGCTCTCGGACGTGTGGCTGGATTTCCGGAAGATTCAGGCCCGTCCCCGGACGGGCCCGCGGTGA
- a CDS encoding 30S ribosomal protein S18 — MAREKEGRGVKKKFCKLCFERVERIDYKDEKRLGRFITDRGKIVPRRISGACSKHQIQITTAVKRARYLALLPFASEVYR, encoded by the coding sequence ATGGCACGTGAAAAGGAAGGGCGCGGCGTAAAGAAGAAGTTCTGCAAGCTGTGCTTCGAGCGCGTCGAGCGGATCGACTACAAGGACGAGAAGCGCCTGGGCCGGTTCATCACCGACCGCGGCAAGATCGTCCCGCGCCGCATCTCCGGCGCCTGCTCCAAGCACCAGATCCAGATCACCACGGCGGTGAAGCGCGCGCGTTACCTGGCGCTGCTGCCGTTCGCCAGCGAAGTCTACCGCTAG